The Clostridia bacterium genome contains a region encoding:
- a CDS encoding extracellular solute-binding protein — protein MRRITMSLVALAILLSVSTGVFADSKLLLYTSVPLELATAFADEFTRANKGIKVEVFRAGSTDVVNKIWAEQETGGVKADLVWLADAASYYTFRDKGLLLAYKSPEAAKVPNDLKDPDGYFTAARMINMIIGINTNLVKPGAAPRKWDDLIGFGRKAAMADPLYSGSNFMVTATFVNKQNGWSWFERARKSGMLVLRGNSDVSRGLGAGEFAACMVLDYMVLDLKKTGAPVEIIWPEDGAISIPSPIAIIANTKNAVGARAFVDFLLSKKGQELMVRDGVVPVRADVAPPPGMPTADKIVAMPIPFEWAAAHTTEIRETFEKIMLK, from the coding sequence ATGAGAAGAATCACCATGAGTCTCGTGGCTTTGGCCATTCTCCTATCCGTTTCGACGGGAGTATTCGCTGATTCCAAGCTGCTTCTGTATACCTCCGTTCCGCTGGAGCTTGCCACTGCTTTCGCCGACGAGTTCACGCGCGCCAACAAGGGGATCAAAGTCGAAGTGTTCAGGGCTGGAAGCACCGATGTTGTCAATAAGATCTGGGCCGAACAGGAGACAGGCGGCGTGAAGGCGGATCTGGTGTGGCTTGCGGATGCGGCTAGCTACTACACCTTCCGCGACAAGGGTCTGCTCTTGGCCTACAAGTCGCCGGAGGCCGCCAAGGTCCCGAACGACCTCAAGGATCCAGACGGCTACTTCACCGCTGCCCGGATGATCAACATGATCATAGGCATCAACACCAACCTTGTGAAGCCCGGCGCTGCCCCGCGCAAATGGGATGACCTGATCGGGTTCGGGCGCAAGGCGGCGATGGCCGACCCCCTCTACTCCGGTTCCAATTTCATGGTGACCGCAACATTCGTCAACAAGCAGAACGGCTGGAGCTGGTTTGAGCGCGCACGGAAGAGCGGAATGCTCGTCCTCCGCGGCAACTCCGACGTATCTCGCGGCCTCGGAGCAGGCGAGTTCGCCGCATGTATGGTGCTGGATTACATGGTGCTCGACCTCAAAAAGACCGGCGCCCCAGTGGAGATAATCTGGCCGGAGGATGGCGCCATATCAATCCCCAGCCCCATAGCGATAATAGCTAACACCAAGAACGCCGTGGGCGCCAGGGCATTTGTGGATTTCCTGCTCTCCAAGAAGGGGCAGGAACTCATGGTGCGCGACGGAGTAGTACCCGTAAGAGCCGACGTGGCGCCGCCTCCGGGCATGCCGACCGCCGACAAGATCGTAGCAATGCCGATACCGTTCGAATGGGCAGCCGCGCATACCACTGAGATCAGGGAGACCTTCGAGAAGATAATGCTCAAGTAG
- a CDS encoding 2,3-diphosphoglycerate synthetase codes for MVKSIVLTDGEHYPAVTHDAIKELSTDRDIMAAVFIGGTEKIGSDADFAKIGVPVVRKPDYLEAIAEAIEQYHPDEVVDLSDEPVVGYRERFSIASVVLAHGVAYLGADFRFTPPMQATRVSRPSMSVVGTGKRIGKTAVGGFVARTLAHEFRPVVVTMGRGGPAEPELIQGTDLNITPEYLMSVSKQGRHASSDHFEDALTSRVTTIGCRRCGGGMSGQTFTSNVEKGALLSEKVDADIVVFEGSGSTIPSVHTDARILVVGAHQPIDYLRSYLGPYRVLTSNLIILTMCESPIADETKVQQMEEAIHGISPEVRMVKTIFRPRPLGDISGKRIVVTLTTPKIMADVVSGYLEKHYGCTVVGVSCSLSNRPLLRQDLARFEALKPDAVVTELKAAAVDVVTSWGLGQGYPVIYMDNEPIPISESDHLDEEVLALARKCMREFSAAR; via the coding sequence ATGGTGAAATCAATCGTCCTTACCGATGGCGAGCATTACCCTGCGGTCACCCACGATGCCATCAAGGAACTCAGCACAGATCGCGACATAATGGCGGCGGTTTTCATCGGAGGGACTGAGAAAATCGGTTCCGATGCCGACTTCGCGAAAATCGGAGTGCCCGTGGTCCGAAAGCCCGACTATCTCGAAGCGATTGCGGAAGCAATTGAACAGTATCATCCCGACGAGGTCGTTGACCTGTCAGACGAGCCGGTAGTCGGGTACAGGGAGCGCTTCTCCATCGCATCGGTGGTGCTGGCGCACGGAGTTGCCTACTTAGGCGCTGACTTTCGATTCACACCTCCTATGCAGGCCACAAGGGTCAGCCGGCCTAGCATGTCGGTAGTTGGCACTGGCAAACGGATCGGGAAAACCGCAGTTGGCGGCTTCGTAGCAAGAACGCTTGCCCACGAATTCAGGCCGGTGGTCGTGACGATGGGACGCGGCGGGCCAGCCGAGCCTGAGCTAATACAGGGAACAGATCTCAACATTACTCCTGAATACCTGATGTCAGTGTCGAAGCAGGGACGGCATGCATCGTCCGACCATTTCGAGGATGCCCTGACATCCCGTGTCACTACCATCGGATGCAGGCGGTGCGGAGGCGGAATGTCAGGACAGACATTCACCTCAAATGTGGAGAAAGGCGCTCTGCTTTCAGAGAAGGTGGACGCTGATATCGTAGTATTCGAGGGAAGCGGTTCAACGATACCGTCAGTGCATACCGACGCCAGGATACTGGTAGTCGGAGCACACCAGCCCATCGACTATCTCAGATCGTACCTTGGCCCCTACCGAGTGCTCACGTCCAACCTGATAATCCTCACTATGTGCGAAAGCCCCATCGCGGATGAAACCAAAGTCCAGCAGATGGAAGAGGCCATCCATGGGATAAGCCCAGAAGTGCGCATGGTGAAAACTATATTCCGCCCGCGTCCACTGGGCGACATCTCCGGAAAGAGAATCGTGGTCACACTCACCACCCCAAAGATCATGGCGGATGTGGTGTCTGGCTATCTCGAGAAGCACTATGGCTGCACAGTTGTGGGAGTGAGTTGCAGCCTGTCCAACCGGCCGCTTCTCCGGCAGGACCTAGCGCGGTTCGAGGCGCTCAAACCGGATGCTGTAGTCACCGAACTGAAGGCTGCGGCCGTGGATGTGGTGACCAGCTGGGGGCTGGGCCAAGGCTACCCAGTGATCTACATGGACAACGAACCCATCCCAATCAGCGAAAGCGATCATCTTGATGAGGAGGTGCTTGCCCTCGCCCGCAAGTGCATGCGGGAGTTCAGCGCTGCCAGGTAA
- a CDS encoding GntR family transcriptional regulator, with protein MLQKESFVPLYYQLKEEIKEKIDSGEWPPHACIASVRELCATYDISTTTAKQALAELVHEGRLYSVQRKGTFVAAPQCPMEYRETTYITDEMRLATRMRALGHRFAAEVLSVDTVHPSKLAGSYLMVSSNKEMVTNGTSF; from the coding sequence ATGCTTCAGAAAGAAAGCTTCGTCCCACTTTACTACCAGCTGAAAGAGGAGATAAAGGAGAAGATCGACTCCGGTGAATGGCCCCCGCATGCTTGCATAGCATCGGTAAGAGAACTGTGCGCCACGTATGACATAAGCACCACGACAGCCAAACAGGCGCTGGCTGAGCTGGTGCACGAGGGGCGTCTGTATTCAGTCCAGCGGAAGGGCACTTTTGTCGCAGCGCCGCAGTGTCCTATGGAGTATAGGGAGACCACCTACATCACCGATGAGATGAGGCTCGCCACGCGAATGCGCGCGCTTGGCCATCGCTTCGCGGCCGAAGTGCTCTCAGTCGATACGGTCCACCCATCGAAGCTTGCTGGTTCGTATCTTATGGTGAGTTCAAATAAGGAGATGGTGACGAATGGCACGTCATTCTAG